CGCTTGCTGGTGTCGGAATCGGTGCGCGGCCACGGCGTCGACGCCTTCATTACACACTCGCCGCCGCAGGGCATCCACGATATCCCGGAAGACCGCGCGCATCGCGGCTTCAAGGCGTTTCACTACCTGATGCGCTGGGCACGCCCGCGCTATTTGCTGCACGGACACGTCGATACCTGGGACCGGCGGCAGGCGATCCAGACCGTGTTCTACCGGACGGCAGTCGTCAACATCAACCCGGTGACGGTCCTGGATTTAGGCGAGGCGGATTAAGGAACCTAAGCGGCGCGTCCCGCACGTTGGGGGCGCGGCGTATCGTTAACGAATCCTACTTCTCGAACGGTAGAAGGACTATGTGGCGAAACTACTACAGCGTGACATCAATTGAGGAAGCGCTCGATCTGCTGGGGCAGTACGGTGCACAAGCGCGTGTCGTGGCCGGTGCCACCGACCTCATTCTGGAACTGGAACGAGGGCAGCGGACGGGCGTCGATACGCTGATCGACATCACGCGCGTGCCCGGCCTGGACGAGATTACCGTGCGCAGCGACTCGATCCGGTTGGGGCCGCTGGTGACGCATAACCACGTCGTACACCACCCGGCGATCGTGGATCGCGCGCTGCCGCTGGCGCAGGCGGCATGGTCGGTCGGCGCGCCGCAAATCCGCAACCGGGGCACGGTGGCGGGCAACGTGATCACGGCCAGCCCGGCCAACGACACGATTACGCCGCTGTGGGCGCTGGGCGCGTCGGTGACGCTCAGCTCGGTGCGCGGCGAGCGTACGGTCGATTTCCCGGCGTTTTACCAAGGCGTGCGCCGCACGGTTATGGAGCCGGACGAGCTGCTGACGGGGATCACGTTCCCGATGCTGGCTCCCCACGAGCGCGGCATTTTCCTCAAGCTGGGCTTGCGCCGCGCGCAGGCGATCTCGGTGGTGAACATCGCGGTGATCGTCGGGCTGGACGGCGACACGATCACGGACACGCGCATCACGTTGGGCAGCGTCGCGCCGACGATCATCCGCGCGCCGCTGGCCGAGGCCTATTTGCAGGGCAAGACGCTCAGCGACGAGACGATCCGCGAGGCGGCGCGGCTGGTAGCCGAGACGCCCAAGCCGATTGACGACGTGCGCAGCACCGCGACGTACCGCTCGGAGATGTGCCGCGTGCTGGGCGCGCGCTCGCTCCGCGCGCTGCGCGACGGCGTGCAACGCGAAGCGTGGCCGGAAGACCCGGCAATGCTGTGGGGGCCGGACGAGGGCCACGTGCCCGCGCCGCTGCCTGCTTCCGTCCGGCACGAGGACGTGGCGGCGGATACTATCGTCACCACGGTGAACGGCCAGATCTTTTCCCGAACGGGCGGCGTGGACAAGACGCTGCTGCGCTTTCTGCGCGAAGATATCGGCCTGCCGGGGACGAAGGAAGGCTGCGCCGAGGGTGAGTGCGGGGCGTGCACGGTCTTCCTGGACGGCATGGCGGTTATGGCGTGCCTGGTGCCTGCGCCACGCGCGCACGGCGCGGAGATCGTCACGGTCGAGGGGCTGGCGCAGAACGGCGACCTGCACCCGATCCAGCAGGCGTTTGTGGAGACCGGCGCGGTTCAGTGCGGTTACTGCACGCCCGGCTTCCTGATGGCCGGGGCCAAGCTGCTGGAGGAACATCCGCAGCCCTCCCGCGAGCAGATCGAGCAGAGCATCACCGGCAACCTGTGCCGGTGCACAGGGTATTACAAGATCGTGGAAGCCTTCGAAAAAGCCGCACAACACGTGGCCGAGCCTGAGCACGGTTAGCCGGGTGGCCACGCGGAGGAGACGCAATGACGCGCTATAACCCAACTCAGGTTGACGCCAAGCCGAAGGGTCGCCCGCTGCTGCCGGTGATCGGTCTGGTGCTGGCCGTGTGCTTCGCGGCGATTGCCTACGTGGCCGCGCCGCCGCTGGTGGACCTTATCGCCGAGCAAAGCCCGAAGATCAGCAGCCAGTTTGCGGAGTTCAGGCGCGATTATGGCGAGAACAGCGTGGACTACATCTTCACGGGGCTGCTATGGCTGACCCTGTTGGGCGTGTCGGCGTTCGTCGTGGCGCTGCTGGCGGGCAGTGACGGGACGAAGAAGACGTACGAACTGATGGGACCGCATCCCAAAGACACCAAAGCGATGGCGAAGGCACATCGCAAAGCGCAAAAACAGGCGAAAAAGCGCCTGAAGCAGCGCGAATCGCAGCGTAAACGGGAATAGCGACCCTACCGATCTGTGGATTGAAACCTTGCGCGAGGAGTTAGCAGCGTGGAACAGCAGAATCATGTTCTGGGGCAAAGCATCCGCCGGATGGACGCGGTCGGGAAAGTGACCGGCGAGACGCCGTATCCCGGCGATATCGACCTGGACGGCCAGTTGTGGATGAAGATCCGGTTCGCGGACCGGGTCCACGCGCGCGTGCTCGCGATCGATACCAGCCGAGCCGAGGCCTATCCGGGCGTGGTGGCGGTGTTTACGGCCAAAGACGTGCCGGTGAACGAATATGGCCTGGGCACGTTCGATCAGCCGGTGTTGTGCGGGCCGGGCAGCGCCAAAGCGGGCGCGGACATTGTGCGCTGCGTGAGCGACTACGTCGCGTGTGTGGTGGCGGAAACTGAGAAGATCGCCGCCGAAGCGGTCAAGCTGCTCGACGTCACCTACGAGGATCTGCCGATCGTGGTCGATGCCGAAGCGGCGATGCGGGACGGCGCGCCGCAGTTGCACGCCGACGTGCCGAACAATATCATGACGCACCACCGCATCCGCTTCGGCGACATGGACGCGGGTTGGGCGCAGGCGGACGTGATCATCGAGGGCGAGTACCACACCGGCTACCAGGAGCACGCCTATTTGCAGCCGGAAGCGGGACTCGGCTACCTCGACGAGGAAGGCCGCATCACGGTCCTGGTCGCGGGGCAGTGGGTGCACGAGGACCAGGAGCAGGTGGCGCATGCGCTCGGCCTGCCGGAAGACCAGATCCGCATCATCTACCCGGCCATCGGCGGCGCGTTCGGCGGGCGCGAGGATATGTCGGTCCAGATCGTGCTGGCGCTGGCCGCGTGGAAGCTGAACCAGCCGGTGAAGATCATCTGGAGCCGCGAGGAGTCGATAATCGGGCACCACAAGCGCCACCCGATGATCCTGCGCTCGAAGTGGGGCGCGACGCGTGACGGTAAGGTGGTCGCCGCCGAAGCGACGGTCATCGCGGACGCGGGCGCGTATGCGTACACGACGCCGAAAGTGCTGGGCAACGCCAACCTGATGGTCACCGGTCCGTACGCGATTCCCAACGTCAAGGTGGATTCGTTCGGTGTGTATACCAACAACATCCCCAGCGGCGCGTTCCGGGGCTTTGGCGGGCCGCAAGGCGCGTTCGCCGCTGAGTCGCAGATGAACAAACTGGCTGAAGCGCTGGATATGGACCCGATCGAGATCCGGCTCAAGAACGTGCTGCGCGAGGGGACTATCTTCTGCACCGGGACTCCGCTGCCGCCCGGCGTCACGCTGGACCGCGTCCTGCAAGACGGTGCGATGCAGAGCGACTACTGGGACTGCGTCGAGGCGCAGTGGCGCAAGCGCCCGGTCAAGCATCACGTGGACGGCGCCAAGCGGCGCGGCGTGGGCATGGCGATGGGCTTCAAGAACATCGGTTTCAGCTTTGGCGCGCCGGAACAGAACTGGGCCACGGTCGAGATTCATGGCGACGGCCAGATCGAGCGCGTCGTGGTTCACCAGGCGGGCGCGGACGTCGGGCAGGGCGCGCACACCATCTTCGTGCAGATGGCTGCCGAGGCGGTGGGCGTGCCGGTGGAGATGGTCGAGCTGCTCGGCCATGACACCGCCACCAACGGAACGTCCGGCAGCGCGTCGGCTTCGCGCATGACGTTCATGGCCGGAAACGCGATCAAGGGCGCAGGGGAAATGGCGCTCCATAAGTGGCTCGACGAGGAACGCCCGGCGATTGCCACGTACCAGTATCGCCCACCCGCGACCACGGCGCTCGATCCTGAGACCGGCGCGTGCAAGCCGAACTTTTCGTACGGCTACCTGGCGCAGTTCGTCGAGGTCGAAGTGGACGTCGAAACCGGCTTCGTGGACGTGGTACGCGTCGTGTCCGCGCATGACGTCGGCAAGGCGCTCAACCCGATGCTGGTCGAGGGCCAGATCGAAGGTGCGGTCGTGCAGGCGCTCGGCTACGCGGTGATGGAAAATCTAGTCACTAAAGAGGGGCGCGTGATGAATCCGTACCTCTCGACGTACCTGATCCCGACGATCTGGGACATCCCGCGCGAGGTGAAGTCGGTGATCCTGGAGTTCGGCGATCCCGAAGGGCCGTGGGGCGCGCGGGGCATGGCGGAAATGCCGTTTATCGCGCTGGCGCCCGCCATCACCGCGGCCATTCACGACGCGACCGGCGTGTGGATCGACCAGATCCCGCTGCTGCCGGAGCGCGTGGTGAGCGAGATGCGCCCACACGGTTTGGGCGTAATCTGAGGCGGACTGCTAGACTCAGCCTGGGCAGAGGCAGCAGATCCGTAAGATGGCTGCGGGAGCCTGCAGCGACACCTGACCGATCCGAGCGCGAGGGCTGTGCCGATGCAACTGAAGGAAGCGCTGCGCGTGCAGCGCGGCGATGTCGTAGCGTTCATCGGGGCCGGCGGCAAGACGTCGGCCCTGTTTCGCCTCGCGCGCGAGCTGCAAGCCGATGGCTGGCGCGTGCTGGCGACCACGACAACCCGCATCGCACGCAGCGAAGTACGCGAGGCACCACTGGCCGCCCGCTTGACCCCCGACGTGACGCCGGAGATGATCCGGCAGTGGCTCACGGTCTACGGGTTCGTGTTCCTCTATGGAGCCGATAACCGCAGCAAGAACCGCATCACCGGGTTGCATCCCGACGTTATCTCTGACCTGATGGACTCTGTGAACTCGGATGTGATCCTGATCGAAGCGGACGGCGCGCGGCGGAAGTCGTTCAAGGTTCCGTACGATCACGAGCCGGTGATTCCCCGCGACACGTCGCTGGTCGTGCCGGTGGCGGGCATCGACGCGCTGGGGCAGCCGCTCGACGAGCAGCACGTGTACAACGCGACGCGCATCCAGGAGCGCTACGGCTTCCCCGACGGCGAGCCGCTCATTCCGCCGTGGATGGCGGTCGCGATCCGCGATTCGGAGTTGGGCCTGCGCAACATTCCCGACCACGTGCGCGTGATCCCGCTGCTGAACAAAGTGCCGTCGAGCGGACTGACGCGGATGCGCGCGCGGCGTGTGGCGCAGCTCGTCTTGCGCTCGGAGCGTGTGGAGGCGGTGGTCATGGGCGAAATGCAGTCCGAGGCGGAGCCGGTGCACGAGGTTCAGCGGCGCGTGGCGGCCATCGTGCTGGCGGCGGGCATGTCGACGCGCATGGGCCAGTCTAAGGCGCTGCTGCCGTGGGATAGCAACCGCACGGTAATCGAGGCAGTCGTCAGCCGCCTGGTGACGGCGCGTATCCAGGACATCGTCGTCGTGACAGGCCATCAAGCGGACCGTGTGGCGCGCGTGCTGGCGAATACGCCGGCGACGCTGGCGCACAATCCGCGCTTTGCCGAGGGCGAAATGTTGTCGTCGCTGCAAGCCGGGCTGAACGCGATGTCCGCGCCGGTATCAGCGTGCCTGGTGGTGCTCGGCGACCAGCCGACGCTCGATCCCCGCGTGATCCTCAACGTCATGGCGGCCTACAACGAGGGCAGGGGCGAGATCGTCGCGCCGGAATACCGGGGCGAACGCGGCCACCCGATGCTGATTGGTCGCCGCTTCTGGCCGGAACTGCTGGCGCTCGACAGCGGCGCGCCGCGCGACGTGATCCGGCAGCACCCCGACCACCTTGTGTGCGTCGAGGTCGACACCGATTCGATCCTGCGCGACATCGACACGCCCGAACAATACCACCTGGAACGTCGCCGGGCCGGGCTGCGGTAGAGCTTGTTATAAACTACCCCCATCCCTTGGCCCTGGCCCCACGCAAGCGACACGGATGGCGAATTGATTTTGTAGGGGCAGTTGCCACCCCACCAAACACGTGTTTGGCGAGGCCCCTGGCTCATGAACTGCCCCTACCGGGTGGGTCAGAAACCGCCTCTACGAAACGCCATCGCGTCGCGCTCGCCAACAGGTCCGCAAGCGGAGGGAAGGGAAACCAGCCCACATGATATGTGTTGCGAGGGGACCCCGGAAAACTGGGCGGAGCAAGCCCCGCCCCTACGCTACGGCGTCGGCGTCGGCACGGTGATGATACCGGACGTGTCGCTGGTGGGCACGACAGGCGTCGCCGTCGGTTCAGGCTCCCCGATGAAAATCGTGATCTCGCACAGCGCGCGCAGCCACTGCGTATTATCGAAGACCGTCACTCGGAAGCGATACCGGCCCGGCGCAAAGTTCAGCGGCGAAATGGACCCCAGCGGGCCGTTCACGATCGGCTGGTCGTAGTCGCCTATAGGCGAAAACTGCGCCTCGTCCACATCTGGCTTAATCTCGAAACGATAGAACGCGAAATTGGAGATCGATGCCGTGCCGATGACCGGCGTGGACTCGAATATGAGCTGCCCATTGGCCGGGATCTCGATGTTGGCCGAGTCGGCGGGGCAGCCGACGATCTCGCCCGCGTCCGGCATGATGGTGCCGACCAGCGTCGCGGTGGGCACGGGTGTGGCGAAGATCTGGTCCGAGCCGGACTCTTGCGGCGTCGTGTTGAGCGACAGCGGCGCGTTGGCTGCCGGGGTACTGGTGACGAAGCGTTCCATGCCGGCGTCGGACGCAGCACCGCCTGTGATCCTAAGGTCGCGCAGGTTGGGCGCCACGAACATACTGATCGCCCATACGCTCAGCAGCAGCTCGACCAGCAATCCGCCCACCGTGATCGCGCTGGCGCGGCGCACGAGGGCCTGTTCGCGTTCCAGCTTGAACTGGGCCAGCGACAGGTCGCGGCGCGCGCGGAACAGCCGGGCGGCCATCCAAAGGATGCCGCCCCCGCACAAAATGTACAGGCCGGACGAAATCGTTTCGACGAAAAAGACCAGACTACTCATGGGTGCGGCCCGTTTTCCATCTCCTGGGGATCAAAAGGCGGCAGCTCGCGCAGAACGCCGCGCAGAAGCAGCGTCAGGTGGGGCACAATCTGGCGGCCCAGGCGCAGCACGTCCTCGTGGCTGACTTCCTGGACCGTCTCGACGTTATCAATGGACATATTGGTGATGGTGGAAAGACCGAGCACGCGCATACCCGCGTGGTACGCCACCAGCGCTTCGGGTGCGGTGGACATGCCGACCGAGTCGCCGCCCAACAGGCGCAGCATCCGTACTTCGGCTGGCGTTTCAAAGGCGGGGCCGGAGAGCGACACGTATACGCCGTCGCGCAGCGTGAGGTTGTTCGCCGCCGCGACGCGATGCGCCAGCTTACCCAGCGCGGGATTGTACATGCGCGTGTGGATCGAAAACCGGGGGCCGTACGCGTCGAGGTTGGGACCGAGCAGCGGATTGGTTCCGGTGATGCCGGGCAGGTTGATATGGTCGTTGATGAGCATGATGTCCCCGGTTGAGAAGCTGGCGTTCAGGCCACCCGCCGCGTTGGTCAGGATGACCGTATTTACGCCGAGCAGCTTCATCACGCGCACGGGCAGCGTGACCTGCTGCATCGTATAGCCCTCGTAGAAGTGGGCACGCCCCTGCATCGCCACGACTGTGTGGCCTTCGAGCTGGCCAATCACCAGCCGCCCTGCATGTCCCTTGACCGTGCTGTGCGGCCAGTGCGGGATGTCAGCGTAGTCGATCGCGTCCGGCGCTTCGATGGCGTCGATCAGCGGGCCAAGCCCCGATCCCAGGACCAAGCCGATGGCCGGTTGTTGGGATGTATGAGTGCGGATGAAATCGGCGGCTTCGCGGTAGTGCGCTTCGGGGATCACACGGTCGTCCTGCATGCTCGTCTCCAATCCGTCGCGGATACCAGTCGTCCGGCGGCACTGCCGCCGGATCGCTAATTGTAACACGCTCGTCCGCCTTGAGGGAGCCTAGAGCCTGATATGAACTTGTATTCTCCCATCTCCTGGCCCCTTGCCCCACGCAAGTAGAGGTTAGGGGAAGCGCTCCGCGCAATAGAGTTGCATGCGGACCGCGTGAAAACGGGCGGAGCAAGCCCCGCCCCTACGGATCATGGGTCAATGAGTGCGTCAGGAATCCAATTTCTCGCTTAGAAAGTTCCTAACAACCTCTAGAGATTGCGGGAACGAACGAATGAGAAAGCAGTTCGCTCACTCAATAAAAGAGGGCATAACACGCTCTAGATCAGCAGGCAGGCGTCGCCCAGGCTGTAGAAGCGATAGTCGCGCTGGATGGCTTCCTCGTAGGCGTGCAGGATCTGGTCGCGCCCGGCGAACGCGCTGACGAGCATCAGCAGGGTGGATCGGGGCAGGTGGAAGTTGGTCAGCATCACGTCCACCGCGCGGAAGCGGTAACCGGGGATGATGTAGAGATCCGTCGCTTCGTCGATGGCGATCACAGGCCGCCAAGGGCAGGTGGTGTCGGCCAGCGACGCGAGCGTGGCCTGGACGCTGTCCGGGTCGTTGTAAGGCGTACCGTACGCGGCGGAACGAATCGCGGCGGTTTCGAGCGTGCGCACGCTGGTCGTGCCGATAGCGACCACGCGATTGCCGCGCAGCTTGGCCTGGTTGATGATCTGCGCATCTTCGGGCAGCAGCACGGCGCGCTCGCGGTGGATCTTGTGCTGCGTGATGTCGTCCTCGCGCACCGGCGCGAACGTGTCCAGCCCGATGTGCAGCGTGCAGTACGCGAACTCAATCCCGCGCCGCTTCAGATCGACCAGCATTTCCGGCGTGAAGTGCAGCCCAGCGGTCGGCGCGGCGGCGGACCCGTCCTGGCGGGCGAAGACGGTCTGATAGCGGTTCGGGTCGGCCAGCGGCGTGGTGATGTACGGCGGCAGCGGCATCTCGCCCAGCGCGTCGAGGTAAGGCTCGACCGGCGCGTCGAACTCGATCACGCGCTGGTTTTCGTCACGCTGCTCGACGACGGTCGCGATCAGATGCTCACCATCGTCCTGGCCGACGGCGAGCTGTGTGCCGGTTTGAAGGTGTTTGCCGCCCACGATCGCCAGCCAGCGCCGGTCGTCGAGCGGACGGAGCAGCAGGATCTCAGCCGCGCCGCCGGTCGGCACCTTGTGCGCGGGCAGCCGCGCTGGGATCACGCGGGTTTGATTGAGCAGCAGTACGTCGCCAGGGGCCAGATACTCGGCGAGATCGCGGAAGGTGCGGTGCTCGATTTCGCCCGTATCACGATGCAGCACGAGCAAACGCGACGCATCGCGCGGCTCAAGGGGCGTCTGTGCGATGCGTTCGGGCGGCAGATTGTAGTCAAATTCGGAAAGGTGCATGGGTTAACGACTCAGCAAACGGAGAATGATGTTAAGCGCAAGGGTCAGCAAAATACTCAGGATGATCATGCTCACGATGGGCGCGAAGCACGAAAAGTTCCGGCTCTGGACGTGAATGTCGCCGGGCAGATGGCCGAAGTCGCGCAGGAACGGGATGCGCCCCAGCACGCTGAACAGCAGTCCCAGCACGACCAGCGCCACGCCAAGCACGATAATCATCCGGCCAATCGAACTCATATCCGACATACCACACCGTGTCCTTTTCGAAAACGGCTAGAACAGCGGCTCCTGGCGCTGGGGACGCTTGATCTTCAGGTGCTCGTAGGCCCGCCGCGTCGCCGTGCGCCCGCGCGGCGTGCGCTCCAAGAAGCCGAGCTGGAGCAGATACGGTTCGTAGACATCCATGATTGTGTCCGGCTCTTCACTAATTGAAGCGGCAATGGTCTCCAGACCGACCGGGCCGCCGTCGAACTTTTCAATAATCGCATGAAGCACGCGGCGGTCGATATCGTCCAGGCCGAGCAGATCGATCTCCAGCAGATCGAGGGCTTCGCCCGCCACCTGCTCGGTGATTTCGCCGTCGGCGCGGACCTCGGCGTAGTCGCGGACGCGCTTGAGCAGGCGCAGCGCCACGCGGGGCGTGCCCCGTGCGCGCCGTGCGATCTCGTGGGTGCCGTCCACGTCGATGGGCACGTTGAGCAGGCCCGCCGCGCGCACGACGATGTCGTGCATAGCCTCGATGCTGTAGAAGTCCAGGCGGTACACCGCGCCGAAGCGCGCCCGGAGCGGGGCTGTCAGCAGGGCGAGCCGTGTCGTCGCGCCGATCACGGTGAAGCGCGGCAGGTTGAGGCGCACGTTTTTGGCCGAAGGGCCTTTGCCGATGACGATGTCCAGCGCGAAGTCTTCCATCGCGGGGTAGAGCACTTCTTCCACGGCACGCCCCAGGCGGTGAATCTCGTCGATGAACAGCACATCGCCTTCACGCAGATGCGTCAGGATCGCAGCCAGGTCGCCCGCGCGTTCGATGGACGGACCTGCTGTGATGCGAATATTGACTTCCATCTCGTTGGCGATGACGTGGGCGAATGTCGTCTTGCCCAGGCCGGGCGGGCCGTAGAGCAGGACGTGATCCAGCGGCTCGTGACGCCCCTTGGCCGCTTCGATCAAAATGCGCAGATTTTCGACCAGACGGTCCTGGCCGGTCATCTCGTTCAGGCGGGTGGGGCGCATGGCCGCATCAACACGATCTTCGGCACGCTTCTTGCCACTGACCATGCGGCTGGCATCAGTCATAATGGGTTTTCCTTGCTCGAACATTTATGCTATGAAGTATACCGGAGGCGGGACAATCGTCCAAGAAGTACGCGGTAATCCAGCAGGGAGCGGTTCCCGGTAAGCGCGGGCTGCGAGATGCTCCGGTAGGCCGCCGCTCACGGAACGCGCCGTTGACAGGCAGCAGGGCGGGGTTACAATTCTGAGGCGCGATTCCGTTCCCCCCGGGAGGCCCGATGAATAACGTTTTTGTCTCGAACCATCCCCTCATCAAGCACAAGCTCACGCTGCTGCGCAGCACCAAGACCGAGCACAAGAAGTTTCGTGAACTCATCCGCGAGCTGGCGATGCTGCTCGGCTACGAGGCGACGGCCAACCTCGATCTCGACGACGTTCCGGTTCAGACGCCGCTGGCGATCACGCCTGGGTATCGCCTGCACGAAGAGATCGGCCTGGTGCCGATTCTGCGGGCGGGCCTGGGTATGGTCGAGGGCTTCCACGAGATGATCCCCGGCGCGCAGGTGTGGCACCTGGGACTCTACCGCGACGAAAAGACGCTGCGCCCGGTGTCGTATTACAACAAGCTGCCGGTTGAGCCGACCGTGCAGGTCTGCCTGATCCTCGACCCGATGCTGGCGACGGGCGGCTCCGCCGTGGCGGCGATCGACGTGCTGAAAGAGTGGGGCGTCAAGCGAATCAAGTTCGTGGGGCTGATCGCCGCGCCGGAAGGGCTGGAAGTCGTGCAGGCCGCGCACCCAGATATTCCCATTCATCTGGCCGCGATCGACGAGCACCTGAACGAGCACGGCTTCATTGTGCCCGGCCTGGGCGACGCGGGCGACCGCCAGTTTGGGACGGCATAAGCGCAGTGGAACGCGGAGTTTGACCGGCGCCGGCCTGCCGGTCGCTGGGTGATGAGGGTGTATGCCGACTAATCATGTGCTGTCGTTCGTGGTGGTATTCGTTACGGCGTTCGGGCTGGCCTTCGCGCTGACGCCGCTGGCGGAACGGCTGGGTCAACGGTGGAGCATTGTGGACCGGCCACGCGGGCGTCACAAGCACCCCAAACCCGTGTCGAAGTTCGGCGGCCTGGGGATGTACGCAGCGTTCACGATCACGGTCGTCGTCGCCCAGTTCTTGCCTGTCGTGCGCACCGACGACAAGGAAATTGTTCGGCTGGTGGGGCTGCTGGTGGGCGGCGCGTTCCTGTTTGTGTTTGGCATCCTCGACGACCGCTACGAATTTGGCGCGCTACCGCAGTACGTCGCGCAGCTCCTCGCGGCGGCGATTGCCGTCCTGTTCCTGATCTTCATCGAGCGCTTTAACAACCCGTTGACGGGCCAGTCCACCCCGGAGTGGCCGTTTGTCGTCACGGTCACGCTGACGCTTCTCTGGCTCGGCTTCATGATGAACACCGTGAACTGGCTCGACGGCGTGGATGGGCTGGCGGCTGGCGTGTGCGGCGTCGCCGCGCTGATGATCTTCATCCACGCGGCGTTCCGGCTGGATCAAGTCAGCGTCAGCCTGCTGCCGCTGGCTCTGCTCGGCGCGATGTTGGGCTTCCTGCCTTACAACTTTCACCCCGCACGCATCTTCATGGGGTCGAACGGATCGCTGTTCCTCGGCTACACGCTCGGCGTGCTAAGCATCATCGGCGGCGCGAAGATGGCGACCGTGCTGCTCGTGATGGGACTGCCGCTGCTGGACGTGGTGTGGCAGATCATCCGCCGCGCGACGACGGGCGGCGACCCGAT
This sequence is a window from Aggregatilinea lenta. Protein-coding genes within it:
- a CDS encoding glycosyltransferase family 4 protein; this encodes MPTNHVLSFVVVFVTAFGLAFALTPLAERLGQRWSIVDRPRGRHKHPKPVSKFGGLGMYAAFTITVVVAQFLPVVRTDDKEIVRLVGLLVGGAFLFVFGILDDRYEFGALPQYVAQLLAAAIAVLFLIFIERFNNPLTGQSTPEWPFVVTVTLTLLWLGFMMNTVNWLDGVDGLAAGVCGVAALMIFIHAAFRLDQVSVSLLPLALLGAMLGFLPYNFHPARIFMGSNGSLFLGYTLGVLSIIGGAKMATVLLVMGLPLLDVVWQIIRRATTGGDPMKGDRGHVHYRLLDLGLSQRQIVLGYYAFCTLFGGLALITASRLFKLIALVVMTGVIVAGFAVLGRRTRLANAQADDDETECGTAPGPSQPG